From the genome of Medicago truncatula cultivar Jemalong A17 chromosome 2, MtrunA17r5.0-ANR, whole genome shotgun sequence:
aaatacGTGTGAAATGTTCAAAACTTTATATACTGCACTTTGAAGTATATTATATACCACATTATTTGAAACATattaaatcacaattttttgttCATAAATACTCTCTTCGAtcttaaagaaaatattaatattgttcgtatttataaaaaaaaaatatcacaacttTTAAGATATTGTTATTGTTCAAAATACTTTTctaacctttattttatgtttgtcttttttttacCATATGTATGTCTTAGTAATTAGTGAATGTATTTACTGTTTCATATGTTTCTATAAGCATgtatttgtaaaagaaaaattctTAGGTACCTTAAAGTTTGATTGAATATCAATAAACATAGGTGAAAATTGTTTAacaattgaattaattttaatataaactaATATAGACACAATGTTTAATGATTAGATGAAGGGTACATATCCAACCAACCGTAAAAAGTACCATTGTGTTCACATTAAGCCTAAATCTTTTGAAAGctgtttttttgttctttttcaaGGGAGGTTTGACACTAATCATggttttattcaaataacatGTGATCCTTGCTTCTCCTTAATTAATTTCACAGTTAatgcatttatgattttttgtttttttttgttttgaattatgcATTTATGATTAATAATCATACAAACATTTCATCCTTTATATAGAAACCGCATCTGCTTTTTAAAACACGAAAtcataggctttttaaaaaaaaacagcttaggAATTCCTTCAACATAACTAACTCGTTCACtcttcaaatcataccaaaacaacttcttatAATGCACGTCCAACAAAACCTCAATTCCTTCAAAGAGAACCTTACTTCCATCACTAGAATAACCTATAGGATTTGAATATCGCAAATGTGAAGTGAAACACGATTTAACCAAGGTAAAAAGTTTGCACCAACTATCTCTATATCCATACTCTTTCATCACCCAAACATCAATTTTAGTAGTTTCATAATTCACAGTTATACAAAGACATCCTCCCAAAACAGCAACATCGATTAACAAACTCGTTTCACCTTGTAATTCAGCAGGAAGAGGAACCTCGTTGAAAATCTCAAGTGTTAGGTTAAACGCGACGATTAAAGAAGGATGTAACCCGTCAAGTTTCTTCGCCATTATACAGCGAATAGAATTCTCAACAAAAACCCCCATGATTTGAGCATAAATAAATAGTAGAAATTATTTTCCATTGTGGGAGAAAAGGGATGGATAATCCAATGTTTACAGGTGTTAGGGTTCCAGAATGTGATTCAACGGGGCCGtgaaaatttatttgaaaatgagAAAGGTACAGAAAAGTTAACTTAAAAACGAACTAAAAGTTTTGACTAaggggtgtattggatcatgattctaagggattttaaaagacttttttattatgaaaaagtcttgtggtattcaatcaagactctttccaatttaaaaaaagtcttgtgttattcaatcaagattctttgtcatttaaaaaaagtcttgtggtattcaatcaagactcttaatcacttaaaaaaagtctagtggtattcaaaatcattcaaatttcgaaggattgtttaataaatcagattttgatggattttgtgggattttatagtgaaattttagcatgaaaaagtctttcatgaaaacatgagatttcttaggattgtttttttcttttaagattttactatctccctctctctctcctcccttctctcttactctctcttttcctctctctctctctctctctctctctctctctctccttagctctcccgtaaaaaacctctctctagctctcccgtaaaaaacctctctctctctctctggttccttcactctctctctctagctctagctctccgtaaaaaataaaataaataaaagagtctttattgagattttgtagCTCTAGCTCtcctgtaaaaataaaataaaataaataaaagagtctttattgagattttgtgaaagagagtgcgttatgatatttttttcaattatttcttaaaattcataaaatctgttgaaatctcttgaaatccataaaatcatttcaaattctttaaaatcttatgaattaaaatccattgaaatccttaatagtcttttaaaatcatcaaagtcatcaaaatcttgcaaagtcttttaaaatcctcaagacttttttaaaaaaaaaattatcctttaaaatcctaatccaatacacccccatAAAAATATTCGAAGGAccaaaacttgttaaaaaaatttataagtactaaaaacaaaattttagatttttacaGGGAGCAAAAACTTGTTTAACCCTTaaacattttaataaaattcGTGAATAAGAACAGAAGCTGGTGTGTTCTTTACATGAGAAATAACATAGAAATCGTTAAAATGCATTCAGATAATAATAtacatcaaacaaaaatattgttaaaaaaagtatatcaaacaaaaaatacatatataatattgagCATAATCAGTACACATAGGTTTTGTTGAAGCCTTACTATTTGGACTTTTTCGTTTTGGGTCCATAGTTAAATGCCCCTAAACGTAATGCATAGATTACCAAACTTGCAAAGAATTTGTGTTTAATGGCGTCCCAAATGTCAAAATCTTTTGCCATCTTTGTTTTAGTTGCCTCGGGTAAGCCTCTTCACCATTGTGTCTTGCTtaatatatagtattttttttaagtataaatCGATATAAGAGATATACAACACTCACACACATTGAACATCAACCACTTGCATAAGATCCGATGATTATTAAATTACATACGTTAAATGTCACTAAtttatacttaattttttttgtgggaGCATAGTGAAATTAATAGAGGTAGAAGCAAGTGGTGCTGAATGCACAAAAATTATAGGTAGATGTGATAAAGCAAATTGTGCAACTCATTGTCAATCATATGCAAAAGGTGTTGCTGTTTTAGGATCTTCATGTTCATTCTACAACTTATGCACCTGTGCTTTTGATCGGTCTCCACCAGGATTAGATCAACCTGCATGTGAAGTTGGGTTGGGACTCTGCAATGCTCAATGTAGTGATTCTTGTTGCAACACAAATTGTGTTAGGAAATATCAAAATTTGGGGGGTGTTGGGAAATGTATTTTTGCTTTTGATAAGGTGTTTTGTCTTTGTACCTATAGAGGTTGAGGATATTACTCTTAATTgaaatcaatttaaataaatggAATCAATATAGTGTTCCTACTTTTCTTAAGAAGTCAAAATAATGTATTAAAGATATGTCATTCTAGCGCAAGGTGTTCTTAGAAAGGAATCAACAAATTGGGCAGTATATGTGAATCAATAGAGTAAAACTTTATGACAAAACATGGATTATTGAAATTATcattgaccaatttttttttatagctacaaatacaatatatatatatatatatatatatatttgtaaataTTGACTAAAAGAGAAAATACGTAAtttcaaaaaaagataaaatacgtaaaagttaataaataccgACTAGATATTGCCTAAGAAAAGGGCAATGCTCTAATATTATAAAGAGATTCTCGGATGTGTAACTCGTTGTCATATTGGTTCTTGACTTAaacgaaaatttaaataaatcctccccttttttaatttgttagtCCTTCAGTCCCTGACTTTGACTAGGACGTTAACTCAGTCAAAAATACTGACGTGACGACCGAGAAAGGATCAAACACATTTTGATGTATCCTGTGaccaaaatgaaagaaaatcttccttcttcttcatcatttcCCAACTCCTCTCTTTAGTACGCAATCATCCAAAGTATGCTTCAACCATCCAACAAAAGCTAACTAAGAAACCTAATTTACCCAACCTCAACTCAAGTTAATGTTGTATATCTTGTTTGTGGGGTCT
Proteins encoded in this window:
- the LOC11440608 gene encoding F-box protein CPR1, with protein sequence MGVFVENSIRCIMAKKLDGLHPSLIVAFNLTLEIFNEVPLPAELQGETSLLIDVAVLGGCLCITVNYETTKIDVWVMKEYGYRDSWCKLFTLVKSCFTSHLRYSNPIGYSSDGSKVLFEGIEVLLDVHYKKLFWYDLKSERILKIIANILSTCPSNIFVEEAVFSGTS